A genomic window from Nosocomiicoccus massiliensis includes:
- a CDS encoding YtxH domain-containing protein, producing MEKYDRDRHTHGIKPYSPPKQKSKKGLPLGLIFGMIVGSILGLFLAPKSGQSLREDLKDPKGVFEDQKDKIVDKVKVKKAELEEVKRIKDSDQDLMAAQKRAIREDVKDGYVNKDSVDLSNL from the coding sequence ATGGAAAAATATGATAGAGATCGACATACACATGGAATTAAACCGTATAGTCCACCAAAACAAAAGAGTAAAAAAGGATTACCACTCGGACTAATTTTCGGTATGATTGTCGGATCTATTTTAGGTCTATTCTTAGCACCAAAATCTGGACAATCACTTCGTGAAGATTTAAAAGATCCAAAAGGTGTATTTGAAGATCAAAAAGATAAAATTGTCGACAAAGTCAAAGTGAAAAAAGCAGAACTCGAAGAAGTTAAACGTATTAAGGACTCGGATCAGGACTTAATGGCCGCTCAAAAACGAGCAATTCGAGAAGATGTTAAAGATGGATATGTAAACAAAGACAGTGTTGATTTATCTAATTTATAA
- a CDS encoding DUF948 domain-containing protein, translated as MDWSILGWIALVVAAVGFLVACIAVAVVLLSVKKNLDYVAETLDGLDGQIQGITRESTDLLHKSNRLVEDVQGKVEKLNSVVDAVQGVGYSVQNLNTSVDRVTNSITTNISENEEQIAQVVQWSNVAMELADKWQQRQRRNNAIKGRY; from the coding sequence ATGGATTGGAGTATTTTAGGGTGGATTGCACTCGTAGTTGCTGCAGTTGGATTTTTAGTAGCATGTATTGCAGTAGCTGTCGTTTTACTTAGTGTTAAGAAAAACTTAGATTACGTTGCAGAAACACTCGATGGATTAGATGGACAAATTCAAGGAATTACACGTGAGTCAACCGACTTATTACACAAAAGTAATCGTCTAGTTGAAGACGTACAAGGTAAAGTTGAAAAATTAAACTCAGTCGTTGATGCAGTTCAAGGTGTTGGATATTCAGTTCAAAACCTTAACACATCAGTCGATAGAGTGACAAATTCAATTACGACAAACATCTCAGAGAACGAAGAGCAAATTGCACAAGTTGTACAATGGTCAAACGTTGCAATGGAACTTGCTGATAAATGGCAGCAACGTCAGCGTCGTAACAATGCGATAAAAGGTCGCTACTAA